A portion of the Punica granatum isolate Tunisia-2019 chromosome 7, ASM765513v2, whole genome shotgun sequence genome contains these proteins:
- the LOC116213384 gene encoding ubiquinone biosynthesis protein COQ4 homolog, mitochondrial-like, whose product MIGGARVHLNRWQQTAVAVGSAVGALLDPRRADLIAALGETTGKPAFERVLERMKNSPEGRAVLLERPRVISSKVGHAWDLPENTFGAAYARFMGSRNFSPDDRLPVRFMETDELAYVAMRAREIHDFWHTLFGLPTNLLGESALKVVEFEQMYLPMCLLSVVGGTARFNEKQRMVFFKHYFPWAVQAGVRCTDLMCVYYEQHFHEDLDDVRRRWGIVPAPNIPK is encoded by the exons ATGATAGGAGGAGCTCGGGTCCACCTGAACAGGTGGCAGCAGACAGCCGTTGCTGTCGGGTCGGCGGTGGGTGCTTTGCTCGATCCACGGAGGGCGGATCTTATAGCTGCTCTTGGAGAGACAACAGGAAAACCTGCTTTTGAAAGAGTGCTTGAGAGGATGAAGAACAGTCCTGAAGGCCGA GCAGTTCTGCTAGAAAGGCCACGGGTAATATCTTCTAAGGTGGGACACGCATGGGACCTACCAGAGAATACCTTCGGAGCTGCGTATGCTCGTTTCATGGGATCTCGGAACTTCTCCCCTGATGACAGGCTACCGGTCCGATTCATGGAGACGGACGAGCTGGCCTACGTGGCCATGAGGGCCCGCGAGATCCACGACTTTTGGCACACCCTCTTTGGCCTTCCCACGAACTTGCTCGGCGAGTCAGCCCTCAAGGTCGTCGAGTTTGAGCAGATGTACCTCCCCATGTGTCTTCTCTCCGTCGTGGGAGGCACGGCTCGGTTTAATGAGAAGCAGAGGATGGTGTTCTTCAAACACTACTTTCCCTGGGCAGTTCAAGCAGGCGTTCGGTGCACTGATCTCATGTGCGTGTATTATGAGCAGCACTTTCACGAGGATCTCGATGATGTCAGGAGGAGATGGGGTATAGTTCCTGCTCCTAACATTCCTAAGTAA